A window of the Sporosarcina sp. FSL K6-2383 genome harbors these coding sequences:
- a CDS encoding ABC transporter permease — MTLFDLVIRSMRKNIKHYYLYFFALILSVTLYFVFATLQYDEAVSAGSGARMKSAFLAAGILLLFIAGIFVVYANAIFLKRRSREIGLYQLIGLSKSKVSRLLITENVLLSTGALIIGIGVGLLVSRLFLLLLVKLIGYKEFITVSFSFMAVLQTMVVFVAIIALTSIQMLLTVHRSTLLSLFNADKKGEHPKKPQAFISAVLALLGIGLIVFGYWLSGRMLDSILSMLFFNMLAVLASTILGTYLVFRVTISWLFYQIRVRKQGHLGLNNSLSIAPLMHRMKGNANSLTIISVLSAMTLAMLAGSYSLYYSTEKEARYIMPFDFMFQDESSSSFSADDLTVEDFEAGLQENGIEYTSETIELLGVEGTYEKDVFPEFLDRSETIYNTYIVNAKQLQQAGLQVETPQDGSVIFHSASMGALAKDIKMPFEMYITSGETEKVFTAVKYGEGDVMNASWGPQLVVSNADFEQYKKTMVPESIKEMDPSNIVKNVRVFNITDKDQLAIASDIRNQNWEDGTWAYGVDYYTMYERSIQGNGLLIFIAGFLGLVFLISTGSILYFKQMTEAEQEKQGYATLRQLGFTVQDIMRGIIRKQVFVFGVPLLIGLLHSIFAIKAASFIFMSDITVPASIAMGVYGLIYLVFAFLTVGYYRKTVKAAL; from the coding sequence TTGACACTATTTGACCTTGTCATTCGTAGTATGCGGAAAAATATTAAGCATTATTATCTTTATTTTTTTGCGCTGATTTTAAGTGTAACTTTGTATTTTGTTTTTGCAACATTACAATACGATGAGGCAGTTAGCGCTGGCTCAGGCGCCAGGATGAAATCGGCATTTCTGGCAGCGGGTATACTTCTGTTATTCATCGCGGGGATTTTCGTCGTGTATGCTAATGCCATCTTTTTGAAAAGACGAAGCCGGGAAATTGGTTTGTATCAATTGATTGGCTTGTCGAAAAGCAAGGTTTCCCGCCTGTTAATTACCGAAAACGTATTATTGAGTACGGGAGCGCTCATTATTGGAATTGGTGTAGGTCTGCTCGTATCGCGGTTGTTTTTACTTTTACTAGTAAAACTTATAGGGTACAAGGAGTTCATTACAGTGTCATTTTCATTCATGGCAGTTCTTCAAACAATGGTCGTATTCGTGGCGATTATTGCGCTGACATCTATACAAATGCTGTTGACTGTTCATCGAAGCACGCTCCTCAGTTTATTCAATGCTGATAAAAAAGGAGAGCATCCGAAAAAGCCGCAAGCATTTATTTCGGCTGTGCTAGCTCTGCTCGGGATTGGGCTTATTGTTTTCGGTTATTGGTTGTCAGGCCGCATGTTGGACTCAATACTCTCAATGCTATTCTTCAATATGTTAGCGGTGCTTGCATCAACCATTTTGGGAACATATCTTGTGTTCCGTGTCACAATTAGTTGGTTGTTTTATCAAATTCGAGTGCGTAAGCAAGGACATCTAGGATTGAATAATAGTTTGTCGATTGCACCGCTCATGCATCGCATGAAAGGCAATGCGAACTCGTTGACAATTATTTCGGTGTTGTCTGCGATGACGCTTGCTATGTTGGCCGGCTCGTATTCGCTTTACTACTCGACAGAGAAAGAAGCACGATATATTATGCCGTTTGATTTCATGTTTCAAGATGAATCATCTAGCTCGTTTTCAGCTGACGATTTAACGGTTGAGGATTTCGAAGCAGGTTTACAAGAAAATGGGATTGAGTATACATCTGAAACAATTGAGCTACTTGGAGTGGAAGGGACTTATGAAAAGGATGTTTTTCCTGAATTTCTTGACAGAAGTGAAACGATTTATAATACCTATATTGTAAATGCTAAGCAATTACAACAAGCGGGTCTTCAAGTCGAAACACCACAAGATGGATCTGTCATTTTTCATAGTGCATCCATGGGGGCTCTGGCAAAAGATATAAAGATGCCATTTGAGATGTATATTACAAGTGGTGAAACAGAAAAGGTATTTACCGCTGTGAAATATGGCGAAGGAGATGTTATGAACGCAAGTTGGGGACCTCAACTAGTGGTGAGTAATGCTGACTTTGAACAGTATAAAAAAACGATGGTTCCAGAAAGTATAAAAGAGATGGACCCGAGCAATATTGTGAAAAATGTTCGGGTGTTCAATATCACTGACAAAGATCAACTCGCTATTGCCTCAGATATCCGCAACCAAAATTGGGAGGATGGTACTTGGGCGTATGGTGTAGATTATTACACGATGTATGAAAGGTCCATACAGGGCAATGGCTTGCTCATCTTCATCGCAGGATTCCTTGGACTTGTCTTCCTGATCTCGACAGGTAGCATTCTGTATTTCAAGCAAATGACAGAAGCAGAGCAGGAGAAACAAGGCTATGCAACTTTGCGTCAGCTAGGTTTCACGGTGCAGGACATTATGCGCGGCATCATCCGTAAGCAAGTATTTGTCTTTGGGGTGCCGCTGCTCATTGGATTGCTACACTCGATATTTGCCATTAAAGCTGCGTCATTTATCTTCATGTCTGATATTACTGTGCCAGCTTCGATTGCGATGGGTGTTTATGGGTTAATTTATCTTGTATTTGCCTTTTTGACGGTTGGCTATTATCGGAAGACGGTCAAGGCAGCTCTTTAA
- a CDS encoding YxeA family protein — translation MKKLIVTIVVIAVIVGLILGLRNINPNRLGADSYYIQITDSGDTIEDKISTGEVMIRYEYTLPAFDKKGNKKELTFTSGHELRKDAYINLFWKENKGVTSYQEVQKEDIPEKALNELKR, via the coding sequence ATGAAGAAATTAATTGTAACGATTGTCGTTATAGCTGTTATCGTTGGTTTGATCTTGGGTTTGAGAAATATAAATCCAAATAGATTGGGCGCAGATAGTTATTATATTCAAATCACGGATAGTGGCGATACAATTGAAGATAAAATAAGCACTGGAGAAGTAATGATTCGATACGAATACACTTTGCCTGCGTTTGATAAAAAAGGAAATAAAAAAGAACTCACATTTACAAGTGGTCATGAACTGCGTAAGGATGCGTATATAAACTTATTTTGGAAAGAGAATAAAGGTGTCACTTCATATCAAGAGGTGCAAAAGGAAGATATTCCGGAAAAAGCATTAAATGAATTGAAGAGATAG
- the argS gene encoding arginine--tRNA ligase gives MKKDVLQVLQQFSSFPLHESMLERPTHTHLGDLALPCFPFAKELRKSPVVIAEELAKAIHHPLILKAQAVAGYVNIFVNRSVMTDSLLQTIHNQSTTYGSNHNGNGGVVTIDLSSPNIAKPFSMGHLRSTVIGNSIALLLEKNGFKTIKINYIGDWGTQFGKLLTAYRKWGNEQEVQQAPIQTLLKLYIRFHEEAEQDDSLNDEGRAAFKALEDRDTEALALWKWFKSESLKEFQRIYDLLGITFDSYNGEAYYNDKMKPVVNELADKGLLVESDGALVVEIGGDMPPCLIKKSDGATLYATRDLTAAIDRKETYDFVKSLYVVGNEQSLHFTQVKKVLSKMGYEWADTIEHIPFGLILKDGKKMSTRKGKIVLLEEVLNDAIALAQKNIEEKNPHLSNKEATAQAIGVGAILFSDLKQHRKHDIEFDLATMLQTEGETGPYVQYAYARARSVLRKKEASDSFVVDEVNDFEWEIVKLLEQFPHITRQAAHHLDPSIVAKYAVNLAQAFNAFYGNVHVLSDVAHKEYRIVLVASVAKVLKEALRLLGMQAPEEM, from the coding sequence ATGAAAAAGGATGTTTTGCAAGTGCTACAACAATTTAGCTCATTTCCACTACATGAAAGTATGCTTGAACGGCCTACCCATACACATCTAGGTGATTTAGCTCTGCCTTGTTTTCCATTTGCCAAGGAACTTCGGAAGTCACCCGTTGTGATTGCTGAGGAGCTAGCAAAGGCAATCCACCATCCACTCATCCTAAAAGCACAGGCTGTGGCTGGATATGTGAATATCTTTGTGAATCGTTCTGTTATGACAGACTCTTTACTACAAACAATTCACAACCAATCAACAACCTATGGTTCCAATCATAATGGCAATGGCGGAGTCGTCACGATTGATTTATCTTCTCCTAATATTGCGAAGCCATTTTCAATGGGGCATCTACGCTCCACTGTCATCGGAAACTCTATAGCTTTATTGCTCGAAAAGAATGGTTTCAAGACTATCAAAATCAATTACATCGGAGATTGGGGGACACAGTTTGGCAAGTTACTGACTGCATATCGCAAATGGGGCAATGAACAGGAAGTCCAACAAGCACCGATTCAAACGCTTTTGAAACTATACATCCGTTTCCATGAAGAAGCGGAGCAGGATGATTCATTGAATGATGAAGGCAGAGCCGCTTTCAAAGCGTTAGAAGACCGCGATACCGAAGCACTTGCCTTATGGAAGTGGTTTAAATCGGAATCACTGAAGGAATTTCAACGCATTTATGATTTACTTGGGATTACCTTCGATTCGTATAATGGAGAAGCTTATTACAATGACAAAATGAAGCCTGTTGTTAACGAGTTAGCTGACAAAGGACTACTGGTAGAGTCTGATGGCGCATTAGTTGTTGAAATTGGTGGAGATATGCCGCCTTGTTTGATCAAGAAATCAGATGGTGCGACACTGTATGCAACTCGTGATTTGACTGCTGCCATTGACCGAAAAGAAACCTATGATTTTGTAAAATCCCTTTATGTTGTGGGCAATGAACAAAGCCTGCACTTCACGCAAGTCAAGAAAGTGCTTAGCAAAATGGGTTATGAATGGGCTGATACAATCGAGCACATACCTTTTGGGCTCATTTTGAAGGATGGCAAAAAGATGTCGACACGTAAAGGGAAAATTGTGTTATTGGAAGAAGTGCTAAACGATGCGATCGCCCTTGCACAAAAAAATATTGAAGAGAAAAACCCTCATTTATCGAATAAAGAAGCGACCGCTCAGGCCATTGGTGTTGGTGCCATCTTATTCAGTGATCTAAAGCAGCATCGAAAACACGATATCGAGTTCGACTTAGCGACGATGCTCCAAACGGAAGGGGAAACGGGTCCTTATGTTCAATATGCTTATGCCCGCGCTCGTTCCGTTTTGCGTAAAAAGGAGGCTAGCGATTCTTTTGTTGTGGATGAAGTCAATGATTTCGAATGGGAAATTGTGAAGTTACTTGAGCAGTTTCCACATATCACTAGGCAAGCTGCTCACCATCTAGATCCATCTATTGTCGCCAAATATGCTGTCAATCTCGCACAAGCATTTAACGCATTTTACGGCAATGTTCACGTACTGTCAGATGTCGCGCACAAAGAATATAGAATTGTGCTTGTCGCTAGCGTTGCAAAAGTTTTGAAAGAAGCACTGAGACTTTTAGGTATGCAAGCGCCTGAGGAAATGTAA
- a CDS encoding DUF3231 family protein produces MGIMNGNPKDEPMHYGEVIGTWAFIGANNGLISGYEAFINHAGDDELIKLLEDVIKIMKAENKALEQLLKDNGIAPPPTLPGRPKASAEEIPVGARFSDPEISAAVSLNVGQGLVSCSQVMGQCLREDIAMMFGKYIAERATFGLKLLRLNKEKGWIIPPPLHNE; encoded by the coding sequence TTGGGCATTATGAATGGAAATCCCAAAGATGAACCGATGCATTATGGCGAGGTAATAGGTACATGGGCATTTATCGGGGCGAATAATGGATTAATCAGTGGGTATGAAGCATTTATTAATCATGCGGGGGACGATGAACTGATTAAGCTTCTTGAGGATGTGATTAAAATAATGAAGGCTGAAAATAAGGCTCTCGAACAACTTCTAAAAGATAATGGTATTGCACCGCCCCCTACATTACCTGGGCGCCCTAAAGCGAGTGCCGAAGAAATCCCAGTTGGTGCAAGGTTTTCGGACCCTGAGATCAGCGCCGCCGTCTCCTTAAATGTCGGGCAAGGACTTGTGTCCTGTAGCCAAGTAATGGGGCAATGCCTCAGGGAGGATATCGCCATGATGTTTGGGAAATATATTGCCGAAAGAGCAACGTTTGGCCTTAAACTGTTGCGATTAAATAAAGAAAAAGGTTGGATTATTCCGCCCCCACTTCATAATGAATAA
- a CDS encoding ribonucleoside-diphosphate reductase subunit alpha: MMTIKMAKTNTDRLLDALQSEFGVAQIETLIIASERWQQKYPEGSEPEWAKAMTLESLSNLDEAATYWTFVAARIHLYDVYARQEQQRGAKVYTDFAHNVSRLVEQGLYTSVLTEKYSHAELETLGHLIEPERDKLFTYIGLKTLMDRYVAVDYNKQSVELPQERWLVIAMTLMQDETESRLDKVAESYWAMSNLYMTVATPTLSNAGKPHGQLSSCFIDTVDDSLQGIYDSNTDVANLSKYGGGIGVYMGKVRSRGASIRGFKDASSGVLPWVKQLNNTAVSVDQLGQRQGAIAVYLDVWHKDIFTFLDLKLNNGDDRLRAHDIFTGVCLPDIYMEQVEARGDWNLFDPHEVRTIMGYSLEDFYDETKGTGSFREKYEECVNHPTLSRETVPAIDLMKRIMRSQLETGVPFMFYRDEVNRANANKHEGMIYSSNLCSEIMQNMSATKFESVTLEDDIVVTRSKPGDFVVCNLSSINLGKAVPASVLERLITIQVRMLDNVIDLNKIPVVQAQRTNSRYRGIGLGTFGWHHLLALQNIQWESDEAVDYADKLYEKIAFLTIKASAELAKEKGAYPLFEGSDWQSGFYFENKGYDSKEWRELRIDVATNGVRNGYLMAVAPNSSTSVIAGSTASIDPIFKPFYHEEKKDYKLPVVAPDLNHNTYDVYRRSAYIVDQRWSIKQNAARQRHIDQSISFNLYVPNSIRASVLLDLHVQAWKSGMKTTYYTRSTATDIEECEWCHS; this comes from the coding sequence ATGATGACAATTAAAATGGCGAAAACGAACACTGATCGACTATTGGATGCATTACAAAGTGAATTTGGAGTAGCACAAATCGAAACGCTTATTATCGCAAGTGAACGCTGGCAACAGAAATATCCGGAGGGATCTGAGCCCGAATGGGCGAAGGCGATGACATTAGAATCATTGAGTAATTTGGATGAGGCGGCGACCTATTGGACATTTGTTGCAGCACGTATTCACCTCTATGATGTGTATGCTCGTCAGGAGCAACAACGCGGTGCGAAGGTCTACACAGATTTCGCTCATAACGTTTCCCGTCTTGTAGAGCAAGGGTTATACACATCTGTATTAACAGAAAAATATTCACATGCCGAGCTTGAAACTCTTGGTCATTTGATTGAACCAGAACGGGACAAGCTATTTACATATATCGGATTGAAAACATTGATGGACCGCTATGTCGCGGTTGATTACAATAAACAATCGGTCGAACTTCCACAAGAGCGTTGGCTGGTCATTGCGATGACGCTGATGCAGGATGAGACAGAAAGTCGGCTGGATAAGGTGGCGGAATCATACTGGGCGATGAGTAACTTGTACATGACAGTGGCAACGCCAACATTGTCGAATGCAGGGAAACCGCATGGTCAGCTATCCAGCTGCTTTATCGACACCGTTGATGATTCTTTACAGGGCATCTATGACAGCAATACAGATGTTGCCAACTTGTCGAAATATGGTGGCGGCATTGGCGTTTACATGGGGAAAGTACGTAGTCGTGGCGCATCTATTCGTGGATTTAAAGATGCATCGAGTGGGGTTCTCCCCTGGGTTAAACAGCTGAATAACACGGCAGTCAGTGTCGACCAGCTCGGTCAACGCCAAGGGGCTATTGCTGTTTATCTTGATGTTTGGCATAAAGATATTTTCACATTCCTTGATTTGAAATTAAATAATGGAGACGATCGCCTGCGTGCGCATGATATTTTCACAGGTGTTTGCTTACCGGATATTTATATGGAACAAGTGGAGGCGCGTGGCGACTGGAATTTGTTTGACCCACATGAAGTTCGTACAATCATGGGCTATTCACTTGAGGACTTTTATGATGAAACAAAAGGGACAGGCTCCTTCCGTGAGAAATATGAGGAATGTGTCAACCATCCTACACTGAGTAGAGAAACTGTTCCTGCTATCGACTTGATGAAACGTATTATGCGCAGTCAGCTTGAAACGGGTGTACCGTTCATGTTCTACCGTGATGAAGTCAACCGTGCAAATGCGAACAAGCATGAAGGGATGATCTATTCATCGAATCTTTGTTCAGAAATCATGCAAAACATGAGTGCAACGAAATTTGAATCAGTCACACTGGAAGACGATATCGTTGTCACACGTTCAAAGCCTGGTGATTTCGTTGTTTGTAACTTATCATCTATTAACTTAGGGAAAGCTGTTCCAGCAAGTGTGTTGGAAAGATTGATCACAATCCAAGTACGTATGCTCGATAACGTTATTGATTTAAACAAAATCCCGGTCGTCCAAGCACAACGGACAAATTCCCGTTATCGTGGAATCGGGCTTGGTACGTTCGGTTGGCATCATTTGCTGGCGCTACAAAATATTCAATGGGAATCCGATGAAGCAGTGGATTATGCCGATAAACTATATGAAAAAATTGCTTTTTTAACAATCAAAGCTTCTGCGGAACTGGCGAAGGAAAAAGGGGCTTATCCGTTATTTGAAGGCTCTGATTGGCAATCTGGATTTTATTTTGAAAACAAGGGCTATGATTCGAAGGAATGGCGTGAATTGCGTATTGATGTAGCGACAAACGGTGTACGCAACGGCTATTTAATGGCGGTTGCGCCGAATAGCTCGACATCTGTTATTGCAGGGTCAACGGCGTCCATCGATCCTATTTTTAAGCCGTTTTATCATGAAGAAAAGAAAGACTATAAATTGCCTGTAGTTGCGCCTGATCTTAATCATAACACCTATGACGTCTATCGCCGTTCTGCTTATATTGTCGATCAACGTTGGTCGATTAAACAGAACGCTGCGAGACAGCGCCATATTGACCAATCGATTTCTTTCAACTTGTATGTGCCGAACTCGATTCGTGCATCAGTGCTTCTTGACCTTCACGTGCAAGCATGGAAGTCTGGCATGAAAACAACTTACTACACGCGTTCAACCGCGACAGATATTGAAGAGTGTGAATGGTGTCATTCTTAA
- a CDS encoding flavodoxin, with protein sequence MVSFLIAYASWSGNTQEVADMIAATLVAENVDVTTYRIGGGIMPNPRHFDALIIGSFTWDKGATPDEVKDFAADVGYKPDNVYVFGTGDTQFGGDELFCLAADKLARFYASTYEPLKIEQSPRGVQQSTVIEWSKGVIKNWKNLHE encoded by the coding sequence ATGGTGTCATTCTTAATTGCCTATGCTTCTTGGAGCGGGAATACCCAAGAAGTTGCTGACATGATTGCTGCTACCTTGGTCGCGGAAAATGTCGATGTTACGACGTATCGAATTGGTGGCGGCATCATGCCGAACCCTCGCCATTTCGATGCGCTGATTATTGGTTCATTTACGTGGGACAAAGGAGCAACACCTGATGAAGTGAAGGATTTCGCCGCGGATGTTGGGTATAAACCCGATAATGTCTACGTTTTTGGAACAGGAGATACCCAATTCGGAGGCGACGAGCTATTTTGTTTGGCGGCAGACAAATTGGCCCGGTTTTACGCATCAACTTATGAACCTTTAAAAATTGAACAAAGCCCACGTGGCGTACAACAATCAACAGTCATCGAATGGTCGAAAGGGGTCATCAAGAATTGGAAAAACTTACACGAGTAA
- a CDS encoding ribonucleotide-diphosphate reductase subunit beta, producing the protein MVERGHQELEKLTRVKVLEPANPNKSTAIFGGKASGILNWNDLAHPHFYTLRQRIRSLFWTANEVDMTQDVKQFSSLTKPEQDAFLKIIGLLATLDGPQTDIAAKIAQYTTDPSVKSLMATIADQESEHNHSYAYVLSSVTTLDKQLASFEMGRTDEVLMRRNDRIVDVYNEFAENPTIESALKAMVYTTLLEGLFFYSGFAFFYNLARNQKMVGTSTMISYINRDELQHGKAISDIFRAALSENSEQNTEAFTEWIYDQFKHSVEQEVAWSRYVLADIEGIDLIEMEGYVKYRANKMLRMLGLSEIYPEFTDNPMKWIRAYVDSFDDTKTDFFEQTSRQYVKTSDLNGFDDL; encoded by the coding sequence ATGGTCGAAAGGGGTCATCAAGAATTGGAAAAACTTACACGAGTAAAGGTATTAGAACCTGCAAATCCAAATAAATCAACGGCTATATTTGGTGGCAAAGCGAGCGGAATTTTGAACTGGAACGATCTCGCACATCCACATTTCTATACATTAAGACAACGGATTCGTTCGCTTTTTTGGACGGCCAATGAAGTCGACATGACGCAGGACGTTAAACAATTCTCGTCGCTGACAAAGCCAGAGCAAGACGCATTCCTAAAGATTATTGGATTGCTTGCAACGCTTGATGGTCCACAAACAGATATCGCGGCAAAAATTGCACAGTATACGACAGATCCTTCTGTTAAATCACTGATGGCAACCATTGCCGATCAGGAAAGCGAGCATAATCATAGCTATGCCTATGTATTATCTTCGGTAACGACGCTCGATAAACAGCTAGCGTCGTTTGAAATGGGACGCACAGACGAGGTGCTTATGCGCCGCAACGACCGAATTGTTGACGTTTATAATGAATTTGCAGAAAATCCGACAATTGAGTCCGCATTAAAAGCGATGGTGTATACAACATTATTAGAAGGACTTTTCTTCTACAGTGGCTTTGCATTTTTCTATAACTTAGCACGTAATCAAAAAATGGTCGGCACATCGACGATGATTTCGTATATAAATCGTGATGAGCTCCAACACGGTAAAGCAATCAGCGATATTTTTCGTGCAGCACTCTCAGAAAACTCAGAACAAAATACAGAGGCATTTACAGAATGGATTTACGACCAATTCAAGCATTCTGTCGAACAGGAAGTTGCTTGGAGTCGCTATGTATTAGCGGATATCGAAGGCATCGACTTGATTGAAATGGAAGGCTACGTGAAATATCGTGCCAATAAAATGCTACGCATGCTTGGGCTTAGTGAAATCTACCCGGAATTCACCGATAATCCAATGAAGTGGATTCGTGCCTACGTTGATAGTTTCGACGATACAAAAACGGACTTCTTTGAGCAGACTTCGAGGCAGTATGTGAAAACGAGTGATTTGAATGGTTTTGATGATCTGTAA
- a CDS encoding VanZ family protein, translating into MENSFMYTIDSWYILIPAFLLFLCYMVLVTVIRKKYHFGQFIILTSFAVYFLCMIHFVFFPIEVNIGKYANLTPWYKSINFIPVLTIDIPTFILNIIMLVPFGMYLPLLSNKYQSVKKVAFMGLSISLSFEVTQVLIRIILGNGRSTDINDLIANTLGTVIGFLIISEISKNSFVYTVLQKLRLENSVQRH; encoded by the coding sequence ATGGAAAACTCATTCATGTATACAATAGATTCCTGGTATATTCTTATCCCGGCGTTTCTACTTTTTTTATGCTATATGGTCTTGGTTACGGTTATTAGAAAGAAATATCACTTTGGTCAGTTTATAATATTAACTTCTTTTGCAGTTTATTTTTTGTGTATGATTCATTTTGTGTTTTTTCCTATTGAAGTGAATATTGGGAAGTATGCTAATTTAACACCGTGGTATAAGTCTATTAACTTTATCCCTGTGTTAACAATAGATATACCAACTTTTATATTGAATATAATTATGCTGGTTCCTTTTGGTATGTATTTACCGTTATTGAGTAATAAATATCAATCGGTTAAAAAGGTTGCTTTTATGGGACTATCTATCAGCTTATCTTTTGAAGTGACACAGGTTCTAATTAGAATAATACTTGGAAATGGGCGTAGTACAGATATTAATGATTTGATTGCGAATACATTAGGGACTGTGATAGGATTTTTAATAATAAGTGAAATATCAAAAAACTCATTTGTTTATACTGTTTTACAGAAACTAAGACTGGAGAATAGTGTTCAAAGACATTAA
- a CDS encoding response regulator transcription factor produces the protein MGNSILIVDDDREIGKLAEIYMKNEGYHVLQAGDGLEALKIMKHNPVNLIILDIMMPNMDGLEFCKHIRVDNQVPILMLSAKVQDMDKIIGLMTGADDYMLKPFNPLELVARVKALLRRSNYEPVGVDRGTIRANSLEIDKQSHRVTASGKEIKLTSIEFDILYLLAKNKGTVFSSEEIFERVWKEDSMGSNKTVMVHIKNVRDKFELVIPGETIIQTVWGVGYKIEKDH, from the coding sequence TTGGGGAATAGTATCCTAATTGTTGACGATGATAGAGAAATTGGAAAGTTAGCGGAAATATACATGAAAAATGAGGGATATCATGTCCTTCAAGCAGGGGATGGATTAGAAGCTTTAAAAATTATGAAGCATAATCCTGTAAACCTCATTATTTTGGATATCATGATGCCGAATATGGATGGACTAGAATTTTGTAAACATATCAGAGTGGATAATCAGGTGCCCATACTAATGCTAAGTGCGAAAGTGCAAGATATGGATAAAATTATAGGACTCATGACGGGCGCAGATGATTATATGTTAAAACCCTTTAATCCATTAGAATTAGTGGCTCGAGTAAAGGCATTGTTACGGAGATCCAACTACGAACCAGTAGGTGTAGACAGGGGTACCATCCGAGCTAACTCACTTGAAATAGATAAGCAATCCCATAGGGTTACGGCGAGTGGAAAAGAAATTAAGCTAACGTCTATTGAATTTGACATCTTATATTTACTCGCAAAAAACAAAGGAACAGTATTCAGTTCTGAAGAGATCTTTGAAAGAGTGTGGAAAGAAGACAGCATGGGTTCGAATAAAACAGTCATGGTTCACATTAAGAATGTACGGGATAAATTCGAATTAGTCATTCCGGGAGAAACAATTATCCAAACTGTTTGGGGAGTGGGCTATAAAATTGAAAAAGATCATTAA
- a CDS encoding ATP-binding protein, producing the protein MKLKKIIKFISIWKLLIYLVSAAILAGLTGFILISAIFYLETQSSRFSDLIELVGTFGIASFVLGYCVLFVLYFFLFIHFERQKYVEYLLTRMINEIEYISEGHFNKKVTIADNSVLGELGAKVNHIITQVEKSVVDQKKSAQTKNDLITNVAHDLRSPLTSIVGYLELINEDRYKNEVELRYFIQIIHQKSKDLHQLMNDLFEYTLVQNKESLINEVPVNIEEMLNQLAVQFQVQVHEAGMEIRQYFSTVNHPIVMGDGNKLARIFENLIQNAIRYGKNGRYIDVTLSESDKLIEIEVTNYGQVIPEMDLPYIFERFYRVEKSRSHQTGGSGLGLAIVKSIVELHGGKIEVDSSLGGTTFRVKFLKNGY; encoded by the coding sequence ATAAAATTGAAAAAGATCATTAAGTTCATTTCTATTTGGAAATTATTGATTTATCTAGTGTCTGCAGCGATATTGGCAGGTCTGACTGGTTTTATACTGATTTCTGCTATCTTTTATTTAGAGACGCAATCTTCCCGTTTCTCGGACCTAATTGAATTAGTGGGCACTTTTGGTATAGCGTCATTTGTACTAGGCTATTGTGTATTATTTGTCTTATACTTTTTCCTTTTTATTCATTTTGAACGACAGAAGTATGTTGAATATTTACTAACGAGAATGATTAATGAAATTGAATATATATCAGAAGGCCATTTCAACAAAAAAGTAACAATTGCAGATAATAGTGTACTAGGCGAATTAGGTGCAAAAGTTAATCACATAATTACGCAAGTAGAAAAGTCAGTAGTTGATCAAAAAAAGTCTGCGCAAACAAAAAATGATTTGATTACAAATGTTGCCCATGACCTTCGCTCACCACTAACATCAATTGTTGGCTATTTAGAATTGATAAATGAAGATCGATATAAGAATGAGGTTGAACTGAGATATTTTATTCAAATTATTCATCAAAAATCTAAAGATCTTCACCAATTGATGAATGATCTATTTGAATATACCTTGGTTCAAAATAAAGAGTCTTTAATTAATGAAGTTCCTGTAAATATAGAAGAAATGTTAAATCAATTAGCAGTTCAATTTCAGGTTCAGGTTCATGAGGCGGGTATGGAAATAAGACAATATTTCTCAACTGTAAACCATCCTATTGTGATGGGAGATGGAAATAAATTAGCGAGGATATTTGAAAATCTAATTCAAAATGCCATTCGGTATGGAAAAAATGGAAGGTATATTGATGTTACATTATCTGAATCCGATAAATTAATAGAAATTGAAGTTACAAATTATGGACAAGTCATTCCTGAAATGGACTTGCCTTATATATTTGAGAGATTCTATAGGGTTGAAAAGTCACGTTCCCATCAAACGGGTGGTTCAGGTTTAGGTTTAGCCATTGTGAAAAGTATTGTAGAATTACATGGCGGCAAAATTGAGGTGGATAGCTCATTAGGTGGGACAACCTTTAGAGTAAAGTTCCTGAAAAATGGTTATTAA